CGGGGACGGCATCAACGCCATCATGCGCCAGCCCGACAAGGGCGTGCTCCTGATCACGCATTACCAGCGGCTGCTCGAAGTGGTGAAGCCCGACAAGGTGAGCATCCTGTCGCGCGGGCGGATCGTGCGCACCGGCGGTCCGGAACTCGCCGTCCAGCTCGAGGAAGAGGGTTACGACGCGGTGATGGGGGAAGTGGCTTGAGCGAAAGCGTCATCCTCCCCACCCGCAAGGACGAAGCCTGGCGCTATTCGGACGTCGATGCGCTGGCCGGGATGGATCTCGGCCGGTTCGACGACTGGCGCGATATCGAAGTGCCCGCAGGCGAGACGTTCCGCGATACGCTCGTTCTCGACAGCGAGGACGGCGTCGAACTGCGGCGCATCCGCGTGAAGCTGGGCGAGAAGGCCCGCTGCGAACTGTTTGCCGTGAACGCCGGCGGGCAACTCGGCCGGATCGAGGTCGTCGTGACGGCGAGCCGCGGCAGCCATTTCGAATTCGGCGGCGTCACTCTGGGCGGCGGGAACACGACGCGCGAATTCGTCACCTGCATGGCGCACGAGGAGCCGGAAGCGACCAGCAACCAGGTCGTGCGCAGCGTCCACTGGGGACGCGGCACCGGCAATTTTCTCGGCCGGATCGATGTGGTGCGCGATGCGCAAAAGACCGACGCGGCGCAGGATTTCAAGGGGCTGCTGCTGGAAAAGGGCGCGAGCGCCAACACCGTGCCGCAGCTGGAGATTTTCGCCGACGACGTGAAATGTGCGCATGGCGCGACGGTCGGCCGGCTGGACGAGGCGGCACGCTACTACATGGCGGCGCGCGGCATCCCGCCCGAAGCCGCGAAGCGCCTGCTGGTCCGCGCCTTCCTGGCCGACGCTTTCGTCGGCCTGGATGACGAGGCGGAGCGCGAGCGCCTGCTCGGCATCGCGATTGCCACGATGGACGCGCAGCTGTGACCGGTACGGCGATCGACACGCGTAAAGCCGATTTCCCCGGCCTTGCGATGCCGGACGGATCGCCTTGGCATTACCTCGACACGGCGGCCACCGCGCAGAAGCCGCAGGCGGTCATCGATGCGATGTCTCGCGCGCTGGGCGAGGATTACGCGACCGTCCATCGCGGCGTCTATGGCCGCAGCGCGCGGATGACGCTGGGTTACGAGGCCGCGCGGCGCCGCGTCGCCGAGTTCATTGGCGGGGCGGAAGCGGAAGTGGTGTTCACGAAGGGGGCGACCGAAGGGATCAACCTGGTCGCGAGCAGCTGGGGCGATGCCAATATCGGCCCGGGCGATCGGATCATGCTCAGCATGCTGGAGCACCATTCCAACATCGTGCCGTGGCAATTGCTGGCCCAGCGAACCGGCGCGACGATCGATGTCTGCCCGCTGACCGAGGATGGTCTCGTCGATCTCGACTGGCTGGAAGCCAATCTGACCGAACGGCACGCCATCGTCGCGCTCGCCCACGTGTCCAACGTGCTGGGTTCTGTCCTCGGCGCGAAACGTGCCGCCCGCGCCGCCCATGCGGTGGGGGCGAAACTGCTGCTCGACGGGTGTCAGTCCGCACCCCGCATGCGGCTCGACATGGGCGAACTCGACTGCGACTTCTTCGTGTTCTCGGGCCACAAGCTCTACGGACCGACCGGCATCGGCGTGCTCTGGGCGCGTGAGGAACTGCTCGACGCGATGGCGCCCTACCAGGGCGGCGGTTCGATGATCGAGAAGGTCTCGTTCGAACGCAGCACCTGGGCGCCGCCGCCTCAGCGCTTCGAGGCGGGAACGCCGATGATCACCGAAGCGATCGCGCTGGCGGCTGCCATCGATTACGTCGAGGACGTGGCCGGCGCCGGGGGCATGGAAGGCCTCTTCGAACACGAAAGCGGTCTCGCCAGGCAGCTGAGAAACGAATTGAAGCGCTTCAATAGCATCCGGTTGGTCGGCCCGGAGCGGAGTGCGGGGATCGTCTCCTTCGTCATGGAAGGGGTTCACCCGCACGATCTCGGCACCATATTGGACGAGGAAAACGTCGCAATCCGGGCCGGACACCACTGCGCACAGCCGCTGATGGAGCATCTGGACGTCCCCGCCACCGCCCGCGCCAGCTTCGGCCTCTACAGCGACGAAAGCGATATCGAGGCGCTCCTGCGCGGTATCGAACGCACGCAGACCATATTCGCCTAGGAATGAACGAGATGAACAAGCCAACCGAGGAAAAGGACTTCGTCGCAGCGCCCTCGCCCACGGAGCAGGTCGTGGCGCAAGCGCCGGCGAAACCGCCGCGAGCCCGGGTTTCCGATGCTGTCGATCCGGATGCGGAGACCGCGAGCGAGAAGCTGGAGCGCAAGCGCGACTATCTCGAAGGATTCCTGGCGAAGAAGCCGGAAGAAGCCGGAAACGGCGGCCCCGGCGGTCCGCTGCAACAGGCCGTCGTCGATGCGCTGAAGGAAATCTACGACCCCGAAATTCCGGTCAACATCTACGATCTTGGCCTCATCTACGGCGTGGATGCGACCGAGGACGGCGAGGTGGTAGTCACCATGACGCTGACGACGCCGCATTGCCCGGTCGCCGAATCCATGCCGGCCGAGGTCGAGTTGCGCGCAGGTTCTGTGCCCGGCGTGCGCGATGCCGAGGTCAATCTTGTCTGGGATCCCCCATGGAGCCCCGACAAGATGAGCGACGAGGCACGGCTCGAACTGGGGATGCTGTGATGGCCGCAACAGACGAAGCAACGAAGACGCGCGAACGCCCGGCCGCGGTCGTCCTGACCGATGCCGCGGAAGCGCGAATAGCCGAACTGATGGCGAGGGCGCCCGACGATGCGATCGGAGTCAAGCTCTCGACGCCGCGGCGCGGGTGCTCCGGTCTCGCATATTCCGTGGACTACGTCTCCGAAAAGCAAAGCTTCGATGAGAAAATCGAAACGCCCGGCGGCACGTTCTACATCGATGGCGCGAGCGTTCTCTACCTCGTGGGTAGCGTCATGGATTGGGTCGAGGACGATTTTTCCGCCGGTTTCACCTTTGAGAACCCGAACGCCAAGGGTGCGTGCGGCTGCGGCGAAAGCTTCATGGTCTAGGCTTTCGGCCCGCTTTCCTGCTCGGCCATGATGAAATCCAGCAGGGCGCTTTCATAGGCATCGATTTTCCCGTCCGCGGCGATTGCCCGTTCCAGCCATCCCTGCTCGGCGGCATCCAAGGTTTGTTGCCCCGCGAGATGCCGTGCTCGCCTCTCCGCCATGCGGTCGCGATCGAAGACGGAATCGACAGCTTCGCCGACTCCTGCGCCAAGGTTCCCGAAGCTTCCGGGCAGTGCCTTCAGGAGGCTGCCCATGAAGCGACCGACGCCGTGCCGACCGTCAGCCATGAAGGCTTCCAGCTCAAGCGCTCTCTCGCGGCTGATCTGTGCGCTGGGGCCGGAAAAGCCCAGCAGGTAGCTACCGACGCCCCTCACGAAGACGTCCTTCCATTCGGTCGCGTTGTCCGCGTTCGCGGTCGCTTCCTTGAGCCTGAACAACATTTCCGCTTCGCGACGACCGACGGCGCCGGGGCGATCGCCGCCGGACGAAAAGATCACCCGGCGCAATATCTCCGCTTCGACGGCGGTAATGCCCGACGGATTGAGAGAACCTCCCTGCCTCGTCGGACCTTCGCCGTGCAATACCGCTTCCTCAATTCGCGCAAGGACGTAGGCTTTCAGCGTTTCAGGTATATTGAAAGCACGCTCCAGGATGCGGACGAGCAACTCCAGCTCGGTCATGGTGCAGAACCGACCGTCGCCATCTAACTGGGCTATCAGCCACTCGGCCTCCTCGTCGGAAACGTAGTTGCGCGGTTCGGTCCCGTTGATGACGAATTCGCCGATCGCCTCGACCATGAAATCGGTCCAGGCTCCGGTCGGCATGGTATTGGCGTGATCGGCGGCGAAGATGGCCTCCGCCTCCGCGCGCGTTATCTTTCCGTCATCGCCCCAGCCCGCGCGCCGAAGCTGCAGGATTTCATCTGCGGAAATAAAGCCGTCCTGGCCCGCGTTCCGCGCCAGATCGCCGAAATATGCCGTCATCGCCGCTCGTGCCCCCGAATGAATGGACGTTGAGCGCGGCAATATCGGCCGATTTGCTTAAATCCGGGTTAGCGATAGGGCGTCGATCAGCGGCGGAGCGCCGACACGCAGGCCGCCCGATCGACATCCAGCCCGTCGGAGCTGCGGCGGGCATCGACATAGGTCGCGCTCGGTTCCGCCCCCTGGCGCAAGGGATAGAGAAACACGTCGAGCACGCACCGGTCGCCGGAGAATTGCAGCTTTCGCGCATCGCCTTCGCGCACGTCGAGTCGGGGCTCGCCGAATTGCGAGACGAGGGACGATGCGTTCGCTCCGATCACGCCCTCCAGTCCGGGCAGGTTCATGACTCTTGGCGCGTTGGGATCGCGATCGGCCGGACGTGGCACCTGCGGCCGTGTCGGCGGCGGGGCGACCTCCACCGGGGGCGGTCGATCCACCGGAACTCGCGGCTGGCCCTGCGGAACGGCGGTGGCGCAAGCGGCGAGGCCCGGGAGGAGAAGCAATGCGAGTTTGGATTTCACGGGGTGGCTCCGGAACGTCGATGGACGAGATGAGTGGCGGCAGCCGCGCCCAGAACGGGCGCGACTAGGTTGAGGAACGGGATCGCGAGCAGCCCGGCCGTGACCCCGCCGAGCGCCAGGCGGCGGGCGCGACCGAGAGGTTGCAGGTCATCCGATCCGTCGTGATGCCGCAACCATACCATGTCCTGCAACTCGCGCCCCAGAAGCCACGAATTGACGGCAAAGAACACGAGCGGCGGACCGACGGCCGTGACGGCCAGGGGGATGGAAAGGATCAGCGCCAAGAGGTTGAACCCCAGCGCCCTGACCGTGCTTCGCACCGAGTTGCGCAATTCGTCGACGAAGGGCCGGTTGCGGATATTGGCCACGAGATCAGGATAGTGCTTGCGCTCCACCGCCAGCACGACCTCGTCGGCGAAAAACTGGATGACTGCCAGCGCGACGAGGCGAAACAGAAGCCATC
This genomic interval from Qipengyuania sp. JC766 contains the following:
- a CDS encoding SufD family Fe-S cluster assembly protein encodes the protein MSESVILPTRKDEAWRYSDVDALAGMDLGRFDDWRDIEVPAGETFRDTLVLDSEDGVELRRIRVKLGEKARCELFAVNAGGQLGRIEVVVTASRGSHFEFGGVTLGGGNTTREFVTCMAHEEPEATSNQVVRSVHWGRGTGNFLGRIDVVRDAQKTDAAQDFKGLLLEKGASANTVPQLEIFADDVKCAHGATVGRLDEAARYYMAARGIPPEAAKRLLVRAFLADAFVGLDDEAERERLLGIAIATMDAQL
- a CDS encoding cysteine desulfurase; this translates as MTGTAIDTRKADFPGLAMPDGSPWHYLDTAATAQKPQAVIDAMSRALGEDYATVHRGVYGRSARMTLGYEAARRRVAEFIGGAEAEVVFTKGATEGINLVASSWGDANIGPGDRIMLSMLEHHSNIVPWQLLAQRTGATIDVCPLTEDGLVDLDWLEANLTERHAIVALAHVSNVLGSVLGAKRAARAAHAVGAKLLLDGCQSAPRMRLDMGELDCDFFVFSGHKLYGPTGIGVLWAREELLDAMAPYQGGGSMIEKVSFERSTWAPPPQRFEAGTPMITEAIALAAAIDYVEDVAGAGGMEGLFEHESGLARQLRNELKRFNSIRLVGPERSAGIVSFVMEGVHPHDLGTILDEENVAIRAGHHCAQPLMEHLDVPATARASFGLYSDESDIEALLRGIERTQTIFA
- a CDS encoding SUF system Fe-S cluster assembly protein; its protein translation is MNKPTEEKDFVAAPSPTEQVVAQAPAKPPRARVSDAVDPDAETASEKLERKRDYLEGFLAKKPEEAGNGGPGGPLQQAVVDALKEIYDPEIPVNIYDLGLIYGVDATEDGEVVVTMTLTTPHCPVAESMPAEVELRAGSVPGVRDAEVNLVWDPPWSPDKMSDEARLELGML
- a CDS encoding iron-sulfur cluster assembly accessory protein, whose translation is MAATDEATKTRERPAAVVLTDAAEARIAELMARAPDDAIGVKLSTPRRGCSGLAYSVDYVSEKQSFDEKIETPGGTFYIDGASVLYLVGSVMDWVEDDFSAGFTFENPNAKGACGCGESFMV
- a CDS encoding EI24 domain-containing protein, which encodes MLTLANAFGRAIGQLGDPAILKVLAKSIALTIAAFVACGFAAGFLVDALFDYWNFGFGPQAGAIVGILLTLVGGWLLFRLVALAVIQFFADEVVLAVERKHYPDLVANIRNRPFVDELRNSVRSTVRALGFNLLALILSIPLAVTAVGPPLVFFAVNSWLLGRELQDMVWLRHHDGSDDLQPLGRARRLALGGVTAGLLAIPFLNLVAPVLGAAAATHLVHRRSGATP